The segment TGGCTGTTTTAAAAAGCTTTGCAAAGGTATGGAAAGAACCGGGAGTATACGCCCAAAGCGGCGGGATTGGACGAGTAAATGATGTCCAAGCCAATGGGCGAAGGCAAAATTCAACTGGAACGGAATTGACTGGGTGTCGTACCGGTGAATTTTTTAAAAAGAGAGTTGAAACTGGATTTAGAGTTGAACCCAGCTTCCATAGCGATGGCTAAGATAGTATATTCCGAAAACCGGGGATCGAGAAGCCTTTTTTTGGCGTCCTCTACACGGTAAAAATTAATGAAATCATAGAAGTTTTTTTTGAGCAATGTATTGATTACTTCAGACAGATTATGCTCAGATATATTCAGAAAACCGGCCAGATCACGCAATGTGATTTCAGAATTGGTATAAGGTTTTTGATCGTTCATGAATTGCAATAATTTGGTTTTGTATTCAAGCGCCTTTGTCTCGTCCAGCCCTGACTTTCGGTATTTTTCAGTGTTTAAAGCGATTTCGCTACCATCGTCAGTTGGCATCTCGCCGGCAAATATTTCGGGCAAATTGATAGCAAAGTAGCCCATCACATAAATCCATAACGTCAGAATAATGAAGCTGACCATACGCACGGGAGTAGCTATGGGTATATTCATGTACAGTATTAAATGGATACCAGTCTCATACCCCCAGATTACGAATTGAAATACAGTCATTACCCATAGCCATGAGAATTGAATGCGAGCGTGGTTTGAGTAGAATTCATGAATACGCCGTCGGTAAATGCGCAGCAGGCCATATACCCGAATTGTATAGTACCAACCCATCAATAAAAACAAGTTGGAAAAAAAGAAATCAAGAATTTTACCGATAGAGCTTTCTGGGGTTTCGACCGATTCTGGTAGTTTCCCAAAAATACATAAGACGTAATAAATAATCACCTGAATGGATAGCGCAAGAGCAGGAATAAAATGCAAAATATTTTTGCGCCAAATGAAAGGTATATGAAGCAGTAAAATCCTGGAATAAAAGAAAAAAAGCGGTGCAAACAAAAACAACGTCGGCCATGTAACGGTTTGTAATTCAGTAAAAAAGGAATTCCCGGTGGTTTCAAGAAGATATATCGTCATCGCCCGTACGGCAAAGATGAATACCATGATCGCGAGTAGCCGGTTGGCCGTATGATTTTTTTTTCGAACAACAAGAGCCGCGGCGAGAAAAAACCCTTGGACGGCCCCTAATAGTACGCCGATATAAATAATATTTGTCATTGGTTTATTTTAAGTAATGGCAAATGCCATCAGTGTGATTCTAACTTTGCAGCGAATACCGGTAAGATTCCAAAATCAACGGTCTGTGAACATCTGATATTTATTCATTTATGGGCGGCAATTTAGGAAATTAGAGAGTAAAAACAAGAAAAAAAGCCGTTCAAATACGTCGATTTATCGATATTGGTTAAGCATGAATTACGGCACAATCATTCGATAATTCATGGAGGTTTTTAATAAAAACATCATTGTATTGTTGTTTTTTATAAATCTTAACTATATATTACGCCGTTCTCCAACAGCAAAAAATGCTCATTACCCCATCCAATTTTTTTTCATTTTATCAAGGAGTGCGCTATGAAGTACATTCAGCTTGACTATACGTACATGATGGATTTTGTGCGCGAGAAAGACATTTTGAAAATGCAATCGAAAGTTACAGACGTGCATAAAGTCATCGAAGAACGTACGGGGATCGGGGGCGATTTTTTAGGATGGCTGGATCTGGGGCATCGTATGCCGGTCAGTGAGTTGGAGAGTATTGTTAAGACCGCTGAAGAAATTCAAAAAACATCGGACATTCTCGTTGTCATCGGCATCGGAGGCTCGTATCTCGGTGCTCGTTCCGTGATCGACAGTTTGTCGCACAGTTTTCATAATGTATTACCGCACAAATCTCCGCAGATCTTTTTTGCCGGTCAAAACATGAGCGGTAAATATTACGAAGATTTAAAAGAAGTTTTGATGAATAAGCGCGTTACGGTGAATGTCATATCGAAGTCGGGCACAACGACGGAACCGGCGCTGGCGCTTCGTTATTTTCGCGATATCATGCAATCGGTCATGGCTTCGGGCCAGGTTAAACAGCGGATTATTGCGACAACGGATGCGGCTAAAGGTTCGTTGAAAAAAATGGCCGATCAGGAAGGTTACCGCACGTTTGTCATTCCCGACGACGTGGGTGGCCGTTACTCCGTGTTAACGCCGGTCGGATTGTTGCCGATAGCCGTGGCCGGTATTAATATTAATGAATTGCTTCAGGGCGCGCGGGATATGGAAGCATATTTGAAGGAACCGGATCTGAAAAAGAATCCTGCATACATGTATGCCGTGATTCGCAACAGTATGTACGCCAGCGGCAAGGCGATCGAGATTATGGCTAATTTTGATCCGTCGCTGCATTATTTTTCAGAATGGTGGAAACAATTATACGGTGA is part of the bacterium genome and harbors:
- a CDS encoding glucose-6-phosphate isomerase; translated protein: MKYIQLDYTYMMDFVREKDILKMQSKVTDVHKVIEERTGIGGDFLGWLDLGHRMPVSELESIVKTAEEIQKTSDILVVIGIGGSYLGARSVIDSLSHSFHNVLPHKSPQIFFAGQNMSGKYYEDLKEVLMNKRVTVNVISKSGTTTEPALALRYFRDIMQSVMASGQVKQRIIATTDAAKGSLKKMADQEGYRTFVIPDDVGGRYSVLTPVGLLPIAVAGININELLQGARDMEAYLKEPDLKKNPAYMYAVIRNSMYASGKAIEIMANFDPSLHYFSEWWKQLYGESEGKDNKGIYPASVDYSTDLHSMGQWVQQGARNIFETFLWIEKPRSQSAVPSLQNDLDGFNFLSGKTFDFVNEKAYQGVTLAHHDGRVPNMTVSIPEMNAYYLGQLIYFFEKACAMSGYLLRVNPFDQPGVEAYKSNMFALLGKKGFEEKNKELIETLKTIERRVV
- a CDS encoding helix-turn-helix domain-containing protein — its product is MTNIIYIGVLLGAVQGFFLAAALVVRKKNHTANRLLAIMVFIFAVRAMTIYLLETTGNSFFTELQTVTWPTLFLFAPLFFFYSRILLLHIPFIWRKNILHFIPALALSIQVIIYYVLCIFGKLPESVETPESSIGKILDFFFSNLFLLMGWYYTIRVYGLLRIYRRRIHEFYSNHARIQFSWLWVMTVFQFVIWGYETGIHLILYMNIPIATPVRMVSFIILTLWIYVMGYFAINLPEIFAGEMPTDDGSEIALNTEKYRKSGLDETKALEYKTKLLQFMNDQKPYTNSEITLRDLAGFLNISEHNLSEVINTLLKKNFYDFINFYRVEDAKKRLLDPRFSEYTILAIAMEAGFNSKSSFNSLFKKFTGTTPSQFRSS